TACCACAGTGATTGAATTCCTGCTTACAAGATTTTCTGATGTGTGGGAGCTCAGAGTTTTGCACAGCGTGATACTCCTACTTATGTTCTTGGCCACACTGATGGGGAACCTTCTCATTGTCATTGTAATCACCTTCGATTGGAaccttcacacccccatgtatttcttccttagGAATCTGTCTGTCTTGGACATGTGCTATATTTCTGTCACTGTGCCCAAGGCGTGTGTCATCTTCCTGCATGACGACAGAGTGATCTCCATGGTCGGATGTGCAGCTCAGGTattctttgtgtttttatttgctacGGTAGAGCTGCTGTTCCTCACCCTCATGGCccatgaccgctatgtggccatctgccagCCCCTCCACTACCCTGTGATCATGAGGCCTGGGGTCTGTGTCCAGATGACGCTGGCCTCAGTACTGAGTAGTCTGGCCTACTCTGGCTTCCACACTGGCAACACATTCAGGCTGCGTTTCTGTCAATCCAATGTGGTCCATCAGTTCTTCTGTGATGCTCCTTCTCTACTGAAGCTCTCTTGCTCCAACACCTTAAGCAATGAAATTTCAATTTTTGTCACTGTGGTCCTGATTACTGGTGGTTGCTTTGCCTTCATCACCATGTCTTACGTTCGCATATTCTACTGTGCTTAAGTTTCCAACCAGAGAAGAGCGAGGAAAGGCCTTTTCCACCTGTGTCCCTCATATCCTTGTGGTGACTGTTTTCGTAAGCTCAGGTGCTGCTGTGTATGTGAAGCCAACCTCCAGCTCACCCACGAATCAGGACATGATCACCTCTGTGTTCTACTCTATAGTCCCTCCTTTCTTGAATCCTATAATCTATAGTCttagaaacaatcagaaaaaggAGGCTGTAAAGAAAGTCATGAGGAGAATGCTTTATTCAGGAAAAAGCTAGGGTAATTGTTTGAAGCCATTCCCACTTTGATGACATGAGTTAAAATATGATTCAAATTtaactttctttcccatttccAATGTCGGTGACATTGACATCTGAAAgtggaatgaaaaagaagaatctgAAGAAGTTGTGCTTAGTGAAATAAATCATaatttatttgctgttttttaatgtggcagtttaaattttaaataataattatttttactcaATGTAAGTATtagtatttataaaatgaatttttttttacgtTGAGAAAGTTTAGGATTAAGATTACATGTTTGCAGGCGATAAAATCTCCATTCCAGAGACAAACAAGTTTTATTTCTATTACCTCGTATATTGCTTCTGATGCATCCTTTGAATATGTTTAGGAGATGAAATTATGTATTTTGCTAGACTTTGTTATAGGTGTCATACATTATAGCCCACATTCTTATAATAACTTTTTAACTAGGCACAGTACTCTCCAGCAGATGGAAATGGCCTGCCTTACTGAATAATTTCCCAAACACACGAAATCTTGcagagaaattcaataaaatattacagtTTCAGATTCTGAATAAAGATGAGTAAATAATTGTCACTAATTACAAGCAGTACTCTCAATTCTATTAATTCTAAGATTGTTATCATCACAGGTGCTCATGTGATCGTTAACTGATGAAATATATGACTTTGTAAGCTGTTActcattttgaaaacatttttaattacataGTATTTTCAGTACAATAATACTGTTCCCTCATATACAACtatgcatttatatattattttatttgcattgtaGAAAAGCATTGTGTAGCAAATGATGCATAAGTAATGTTGTTATTTAATAAAATGACAGCATAATACATTTAAACAGATGTTCTTAAACTTTATTCTTCACAAATCAATTGACACCCTATTGTGTACCATCCAATTTGGAGAccaattttctcatagaaatagTCATTTTTACATTGACATTTTATAaggattattttgaaatacatgttaaaataattttcatacaAATTTTATGGGCATAATAATATAAGATtacaatatataaaggaaaattaagaGAACTAAAAGGAGAAGTGAAGAAACACTACCATAATTAAACAGTTTAAAGTACAgctctgtgatggttaagttcatgtgtcaacttgattaGACTATGGTGTCCATTTgtgtggtcaagcaagcactggcatgATTAATACTGAGAGGACATCTCCCATATTTAAATCATGAGTAAGTAGATTGCATCTATGGCCAATTACATCTACAATAAAccaaggagattgccttcaacaatgagagaagtctcatccaatgtGCTAAGGGCCTTAAAAGGAGGACAGATGATTTCAGTGCTAAGAAAGAAGAAATCCCATCTCTACTTCAGCGAGCTAGATTCTCCTGGGGAATTAATCACAGACCTTCATCACTGTTcctagcttgtggcctgccttatggtatttggacttgcccatctccATAgtcagtcatgtgagccaatttctataataaatgtcataatatttacattatatatatgacattatatatattccattatatttatagtcatttctctttccctggaATACACTAATACAAGTGTAATACACTAATGCAACTGACAgaataaacagataaaaatatgGCTAGATAAAGGAAATGAGCAATAGAATTTTTCAACTAAACCTAGTTGACATTTGTAGGACTCTGTGTCCCCAATCTgttgattttacattttttttcaaattagcaTTGGACTTTTGCTAAATTGATCAAATACTGAGCCATGAGGAAAACCTGTACAAAGTTCAAAATACTGAAACCATCACGGAATATTATCTTTGTTCTGATATATCAATGAAGAGAGCATTAGTATCAAAATCTGCAATTCCAGCTGTTCTTATGTATATTTCTTCTGGCAGTTTTACTTGTTTTGCATCATATATCTTTAGCTCTGTTATTTGATGCATGTAAGTTtgtgatttatttctttcattttaatgaattGACCCCCTTATCACTCTGAAGCAACTTTCAttaaccttgaaaatattttgccCTGGAATCTAcatcattattatatttaataatgtaTCCATTCTACCTTTCTTTCAATTAGCATTATATAtatctttacttctttattttcaaatatttgtttttattttaaaagcagttttgaaGGTTACACCAagttgggtcttgttttttattctatcagagaatctcttctttttattatttattttgattaaattttaatatatttacatttggTTACATcacattgctattttttttatttgtgcctggtttatttttattagtttttggcTTCCTGTCAATTAATTAAGCATGTATTTCTTACCATTATGTTGTtagttgtaatttatttttttgatactGGTTTTGGCTTTAGGGTTTAAAGCCATGTTATGTAAACATGGTTTACATAAATCTAccttcatttgatttttaaaatttagttaaggaacttgtaggtttacagaaaaatcatgtgcaACATACAATGTTCCTATATAGCCCACAAATATCAGCACTTTTCAttaatacatttgttacaattttagTATTAACCATAATCCGTAGTTAACATTAAAGTGTATGTTTTACCCATATATCAACCTATTATTActactttacattagtgtggtacatttgtcatagtgtatgaaagaacatttttataattgtactagtaacTATAGTCCCTCATTTACAATAGAAATCACTGAGTTGGACagtcctatattttatcttttgatttttattctagtgacatatatactCCGTAACAATTTTCCctttaaatacattttcatatataattcagtgctgtgaattacaaacaatgttgtgctactaccaACACCAGCCATTTCCCAAACTTTACAAAGAGctgaaatagaaattctgtacaaattaagcattaattctgtTTCCCTGCCCCCAACTGAGTCCTTGGTAAACTGCATcttagattctgactccatgaatttgcttatttcaaaacagtgagattatattagtatttgtccttttgtgtctgacttatttcacccaacatgtcTTCAGGATTCACCATGTTGTTACATGAGccagaacttcgttccttttaaCTGGCTGAATGATATGCTCTTTTACACATATCCCACGTTTTGCTTAACCTACCATcagttgattccatcttttgctAATTGTGAATGGTGCTGCTATGGAccgtcagtgtgcaaatatttgtttgagtccctgctttcaattcttctggatgTATTAGTATGATTAGTATTTCTCAGCCTAAgtctatgtgctggtttgaagggatttatgtaccctagaaaagtcatgttctaatcctaatcagtcttgtgggagcaaccattgcttctaatccttattcaatattatagctatcactaagaatttaatatccagtaataatttattttaaaatctgagggagaaattaacaaAAGCTGAGGGTGGTTTTACCACTAGACCTGTGTTATCAAGAAATGCTAAtgatattaattaccatctgttttcaacaccctgctaTTACTTGGTGATAgctattattttatcaatttaaaCAATGTGATCCCACTGCTTTCTGTTCTccttgatttctgatgagaaattggttgTTCTTATTGAGGGTCAAATATACACGATGAGCCACTTTTcttcaaatgtttatttggtacaaaatttatattttgactagtgcattttctaatataacttatgtagacagtttaattgaacaccatagctacatggaaccttgagtagggcatgagattttgttggtttgtccagagtgatgccccaataaatcccagagtgatttgaacagtgaataaaaaaatatttgcagaggccctttggggaatggtgagaaagggggaaaattcaacttccccaagttgaattcttgatgttctcacaagcagtggggacaaccaaagcaataggctgagcccccaaccttaggtttgctcatatgaaacttaaccccacaaaggataggtcaagcctgcttaaaattaggcctaagagtcacccccaagagaacctcttttgttgctcagatgtggcctctctctctccagccaacacaacaagcaaactcactgccctcccccatctatgtgggacatgactcccaggggtgtggaccttcttggcaatgtgggacagaaatcctagaatgagctgagactcagcatcaagagattgagaaaaccttcttgaccgaaagggaaaagagtgaaatgagacaaaataaagtgtcactggctgagagattccaaacagagttgggatgttatcctggaggttattcttatgtgttaaatagatatcaccatgttagtcaagatgtagtggagaggctggagggaaccgcctgaaaatgtagagttgtgttccagtagccatgtttcttgaaggtgattgtataatgatataattttcacaatgtgactgtgtggttgtgaaaaccttgtgtctgatgctccttttatctaccttctcaatagatgagtaagacatatagaataaaaataaatagtagggggaacaaatgtcaaaataaatttagattgaaatgctagtgatcaatgaaagggaggggtaaggggtatggtatgtatgaatttcttttctgttgtctttttatttctttttctgaattgatgcaaatgttctaagaaatgatcacgatgatgaatatgcaactatgtgatggtattgtgaattactgattgtatatgtagaatggaatgatcataagttaagaatatttgtgtttgttgttacatattttttaaaatttaaaaattaataaaaaagaaaaaaaaagaaatgctaaagaggtTGAAAGGCAAGGATATTAGACATTAGCTTGAAGCCATAAAAAGACACAAAGTTCCCCAAAAAACGTAAGTACATTTATAGTATATGAACTCTTAATTTTTACATGATTTAAAATACAAgtgcataaaaataattacaaatttatGCTTTGTTCCCAAATTGTATAAAGATCTAATTTGTTACAAGAATAATGCAGAAGAGGAATGCTGAAGGGGTCTAGGAACATACTTTAtga
This region of Tamandua tetradactyla isolate mTamTet1 chromosome 20, mTamTet1.pri, whole genome shotgun sequence genomic DNA includes:
- the LOC143664368 gene encoding LOW QUALITY PROTEIN: olfactory receptor 14C36-like (The sequence of the model RefSeq protein was modified relative to this genomic sequence to represent the inferred CDS: inserted 2 bases in 1 codon), with product MPNSTTVIEFLLTRFSDVWELRVLHSVILLLMFLATLMGNLLIVIVITFDWNLHTPMYFFLRNLSVLDMCYISVTVPKACVIFLHDDRVISMVGCAAQVFFVFLFATVELLFLTLMAHDRYVAICQPLHYPVIMRPGVCVQMTLASVLSSLAYSGFHTGNTFRLRFCQSNVVHQFFCDAPSLLKLSCSNTLSNEISIFVTVVLITGGCFAFITMSYVRIFXTVLKFPTREERGKAFSTCVPHILVVTVFVSSGAAVYVKPTSSSPTNQDMITSVFYSIVPPFLNPIIYSLRNNQKKEAVKKVMRRMLYSGKS